GCTTTATGTACTGCATGGTATCATAAATGCCTAAACCTGCGTATACGCTACCACCTGGAGAGTTTATGTAAATTTGAATATCTTTAGCTGCATCAGCACTTTCTAAAAATAGCAACTGTGCTTGTACGATATTGGCAACTTGATCATTAATTCCTGTTCCTAGAAATATAATTCTGTCCATCATTAACCTTGAAAAAACATCCATGGCAATTGCATTCATTTGGCGTTCTTCAATGATATTTGGAGTCATTCCTACGGGATACATGCTACTCATGATTTTATCATAATACATGCTGCTAATACCTTGATCTTTTATAGCGTAATTCTTGAATTCTTTTCCGTAATCCATATATTTTTTAAACTATTATTATAATAAAAAAGGTGTTGAAATAAAGCTTTCAACACCGTAAAGATACTTATTTTATCCTTGCAAAACTACCCATAAACTTCCTTAACAAAGTTTTCATAAGTAACTTCTTTTGTCTTAAGATTGGCCTTTTCCTTATAAAGGCTTATTAATTTCTGACTCATTAATTGTTCAGAAAGTCTTTTTACTTCGTCTTGGTTCGACAATACTCTAGCCGCTATATTGTCTAATTCTTCCTCAGCAGGATTTAATTGACCAAATTGTGCCATTTGAGATTTGATAAATCCTTTAGCGAATTCTTTCAATTCATCAAATTGCACCTGAAGATTATTTTCTTGGATAATTTTACCTTCGATAAGTTGGTAACGCAATCCTTTTTCTGATTTTTCGTACTCGGCAGTGGCTTCATCATCAGAAAGTACTTTCTCGCCAGTAAGTTGAATCCATTTTTTCAAAAAGTTAGCGGGTAAATTAAACTTTGTATTGTCTATGAAGTCTTCAGTAACATCATTTAAAAGCTTTTGATCGGTTTGCTGTACAAATTGTTGTTCAGAATCTTCTTTAATCTTAGCTTTTAATTCTTCTTTAGATTTGATAACATCAGGACCAAATAGTTTGTCAAATAATTCCTGGTCTAATGCAGCGGGCTCTCTTTCATTAATTTCCTCAATACTAAATGAAACATCAACATTCAAATCTTTTGCAACTTCGATTTCTATGCCCATAGATCGTGCTAAATCTTGATCTTCTTTGAATAATTTTTTGGTGTTTACACTAAGGGTATCGCCTACTTTTTTGCCCATGAAGGCCGTAATCGCTTTTTTGTCTTTTAGTTCACTAAGGGTGATGGTTGCTTTATTTTCAATTTCAGCGGCTTCATTGGTAAAGGTTCCGACAACTTCATCTTTGGCGCCCACTTCATTTTTATTGATCAATTTTCCGTATTGTTTTTGAATACGTTCAATTTGTTCATTAATCATTTTATCATCAGCCACTATTGTATAATGTATGATGGGTTTTTTTGCTTTTAAATTAATTTCAAAAGACGGTGCTAAACCTAGTTCAAATTCAAAATCGAAATCATCTGAATCCCAGTTAAAATTATCACGTTGTTTTGGTAAGGGATTTCCAAGAACATCTAATTTCTCTTCTGTAAGGTATTTGTTAAGGTTGTCTTGAATTAACTTATTTACCTCGTCAACCAATACGGCTTTACCATATTGCTTTTTGATAAGGCCCATAGGTACTTGTCCCTTTCTAAAACCAGGGATGTTGGCTTGTTTTCTATAATCTTTTAGAATAGTTTCAACCTTGTCTTGGTAATCGTCTTTTGTAACGGCTACTTTTACAACAGCATTTAATTCGTCAATCTGTTCTTTAGTGATATTCATTTATATAACTTGTTTTACATCAATAAAATGGGATGCAAAAGTACTATAAATTGTGAATTGCAACAAATTTTTAAACTACTGAATTTCAAATAGGATCCTATTTTTTGATCATTCTTTCAAAAAAGAGTAAAAAATAGATTGTAAAAATGACAAACAAAGGCTAAATAATAAGGCCCACCAAAGGCCATCCACCATAAATCCGTCAATTAAACGATCGGCCAGAAGAATCATTAGGGCATTGATGATCAAAAGAAAAAGCCCTAGGGTGAGTATGGTTATGGGTAAGGTTAAAATGGTTAGTATGGGTTTAACAATAAAGTTTAATAAACCTAAAACTATAGCCACAATAATTGCCGTGTAGTAACTATCTACAGACACGTGAGGTAAAATCTTTGATAGAATTACGACAGAAATGGCGGTTAATAAAATTCGTAATATAAGTTTCATAGGCTATTTTTTAGGATTACAAAAAAAGGTGCCCCAAAAGGCACCTTAAATATAGTTATAAATGTAATACCTAGTTAATATAAAGCCCTTTAAAATCTAGTGGATTTACTCCAGGTAAATTTGAACCGTACTTCGCATTGATCTGTTCAATAAATAAGTTCGACAATAGTGAATATCCTCTTGGCGAAGGGTGTACACCATCTAATGAAAAGGCACCGCCTGTTCCATAGGTAGCGGTAACTCGACTACCATCTTGCAGCGTAATGCCACTCGCGGCAACAGTGGTTAAGTAGGCATTTGCATCTACAAGCGCCAAATTATACTGACTAGCTAATGTTGCTATAGTTTGGTTGTATCCCGTAATAGCCGCTGCTACGGAAGCTTGCTCTTGAGGCGTTAAAACCCATTTGTCAGCTAATGGTACGGCAACACCATTAATACTTGTTGGGTTAGTAGGATCTGCTAAAGTTCCTATGAATGTTCTTGAAGGCAATACCAATAGATCATTTGCTGTTGCTTGTCTGTAGTTAGGCAGTCCTGGTAATGCTGTTAAATCTTCATCGATAATGACTACTGCATTGGTGGCACTAGCAGTAAAAGAAATAGTTCTAAGGGCGGCTTCCTCGGGGGTAATAGCGGAACCAGCCAAATATTGTTGTATTCCACCGTTGTATTGCGCATAGGCGCCATTTACTAGGGCAGCTGTTGCAGCATCTAAAGGAACCGGATTGTGTGGTACGGTCTTAAAATAGGGTATGGTAGTAACGTCTGGAATATTTGCGACTACCCCGCCAGAAACTGTTGGGCTAGCGGTCATGGCTTGTAGTATACCATTGTAAACACCAAAAAAGGTTGTGTTGTGCGTAATATCATTACTGCCATAGGTTGCAGGATTTAAATTTCCTGTTTCATTGTGGTCTTCACCGGCGCCACCAGAAGTGGCATAGCCTAAAACATCATTATTGCCAATCCATAGGGTAAAGAAGGTTGGGTTTTGACTGAGTACATCTGCTAAAACGGTTGTTGTTGGCGATGAGGCCATTCTAATAAAATAAGGATTTGCATTCGGTAATGCTTGAACATCACCATAATTTGGTGCGCCAAGGTGATAACTTTTTGCTCCAGGGACACCCATATTATTGAATGGACCTGTTAGTGGAGTAGAGATCTCAGTAGTTCCAGCGCCAGATACTGCTGTGGGGGTGGGTGACCCTGTAGTGAACGAAAGAAATAGTCGATTTCCAAAACCAGGTAATGGGGCGCCTCCTAAGGTTAATCCACCTAAGTTATCTGCCATAAAGGGAACTTTAAAGTCACCACCACCGGCTAGACTAAAGTTGCTAGCCAACATAACAGGCATACTATTTTCTTGTCCTTCTCTAAAGAGGGCGTTGTCAGAATAACCTGCCGTTAGCGAGTTACCAACAGAAACATAGGTTGTAAAATCAGCAGTACCACTTGTATATACTACGGGTGCTATACTTGTCTCTTCGATAATATCATCATCAGAGCAGGAGATAAATAACAAGCTAAAGGCAATTAATGCGAAAAATTTTTTCATGAAAATATGAGTTATAGATTAGTTGAGGTGCAAATAAATGCAGGTTATCCAAATTTAATTAAAATTATAATACTAGCAACTGTAATACCAAAAAAATTATGCATGCATAATAAATCGCCCAATTTTTTTAGGAGTTCATAAAATTATAAGAAAAGTCAAAAAATTGTTCAGGATTTTCAGCATGTAACCAATGACCTGCCTTTTCAATGGTTTTAATAGTGGCTTTCGGAAAATGTCTTTTGATTAGTGCCTGGTCTTCTGATGTAATATATTCTGATCGATCACCTCTTAAAAATAAGCAAGGACCTTCATAAGTGGCATTTGAACTTATGTTTTCCCCGACTTCTTCCATTTTTGTACTTAGCACTTTCAAGTTGAATCTGAAATCAAGAACACCTTTTTCAACCCAATATAAGTTTTTCAATAAAAATTGACGAATTCCAAAATCTTTAATGTGTTTTTTTAAAGCATCATCAGCGTCAGATCTGGAATCTAAACTTTTTACATCAATGGCATTTAAGGCATTAAGAATAGATTGATGATGTGGTGGATAGTATTTTGGCGCAATATCCGCTATGAGCAACTTAGCTATTTTTTCAGGATAGCTACAGGCGAATTGCATCGCGGTTTTACCACCCATAGAATGGCCTAAGAGTATAGTGTTTTCTAAATTATAATGCGCCATGTAGTTTTTTACATCTTCAACTAGAACATCATAATTAAAAATGTCAGATTGAAAACTTTTTCCGTGGTTTCGTTGATCTAGTAAGTGTACTTCAAAACCATTTTCTGCATAGGAGTTTCCCAGTGTTTTCCAGTTGTCAGACATGCCTAAAAAGCCATGTAGAATGAGCAAAGGTTTTCCTGTTCCTAGTATTTGAGAATGTAAAAGTTGCATTATTTTAATTTATTTAGGTACATGTTAACGACATTTTCTAGTCCAAAATATAAGGATTCGCAGATTAAAGCATGGCCAATGGACACTTCTAATAAATTTGGAATATTTTTTTTAAAGTATTGAATGTTGTCTAAACTTAAATCATGTCCGGCATTGATGCCTAAGCCAACAGTAGTTGCCATTTTTGCTGCCGTGATAAAGGCGCTCACGGCATTATGTTTTTCTGTTTCATTGGTTGCTTTACTAAAGTTTTCGGCATAACTTTCAGTATATAATTCAATCCTGTCAGCACCAATCTTAGCCGCATTTTTAATTATTGCAACCTTAGGAGCTACAAAAATAGAGGTTCTAATACCTTTTGCTTTAAAGGTAGCAATCACATCTTTTAGAAAGTCATGGTGTTTTATCGTATCCCAACCTGCACTAGACGTAATGGCATCTTCGGCATCTGGAACGAGAGTTACTTGAGTTGGGTTTATGTCTAAAACTAAATCAATAAATTTTTGATTTGGATTCCCTTCTATATTAAATTCAGTAGTGACAATACTTTTTAGGGCACGAGCATCGTTATACTTGATATGCCTTTCATCAGGTCTTGGGTGTATAGTAATGCCTTGTGCACCAAAACGTTCAATATCACTAGAAACTTGTAAGAGATTTGGCATGTTCCCACCTCTTGCATTTCGAAGTGTGGCAATTTTATTTACGTTAACGCTTAATTTTGTCATTCTCAATAGTCTTTTTATTTGGCAAAAATACAAATTAGGTATGCTTTTTGAATTATTTAATTAGTAATTTGCATGATATATACCAATATGAATTTACAATCACACATCATACGTAGCATTCCAATTTTTAAATTGACGACTTCAATGGAAGAAATTGTGCGCTTTTTTAAAGACACAACGTATTCCCATGTGGCCGTCACTGAAAATGGTAAATTTTTAGGGGTTATTTGCGAGAACGACCTTAAAGAGCTTGATGTAGCCACTAACTTAGAGGATTTTCGTCATTCATTAGAAGCTGTTTTTGTACATACAGAAACCTCTTGGCTCGATGTTTTAGAAGCTTTTTCTAGAAATGAGGCTAATCTACTTCCTGTTTTAAATGAAGATGCAGTCGTACAGGGTTATTATGAATTAAATACTATTGTTAGTGTCTTTATTGACACCCCATTTTTCTCTGAACCAGGGGGTATTTTGGTGGTGGCTAAAGGAGTGAAAGATTATTCGTTTAGTGAAATAGCTCAAATAGTAGAGACTAACAATACTAAAATTATAGGTGCCTTTATAACAGATAACAAAAATGATTTGATTCAAGTTACTTTAAAAATAGGAGCTGAGAATTTAAACGATGTTATCCAAACATTCAGACGGTACAACTATAGTATTCTTTTTGGAAATAATGATGATCAGTTTTTAGAGGATTTAAAAGAAAGATCAGATTATTTAGATAAATATTTAAACGTTTAGTGGTATGAAAGTCGCTGTTTACGGACAAGCATATTCTGATAACGCCCTTGATTATGTACTGGAATTACTCGATGAATTAAGTAGCTTAGCTGCCGAAGTTTATTTTGAAAAAGAGTTTTATCAGGTACTGCAAGTATCAGAGAAATTAAAGGTCTACCCACTTTTTACGGAAGCCAAAGGTTTAGATGATACTTTTGATATGTTGGTTAGTTTTGGTGGTGACGGTACTATTCTAAGGGCTGTTACTTATGTAAAAAACTTAAACATTCCAATTGTAGGGGTAAATACAGGCAGGTTAGGTTTTTTATCAACATTTAAAAAAGAAGATGTACGTAAAGTAGTTAAAGAATTTATTGCTGGAGCTTATACTATCGTTGAGCGTAGCTTAGTTGAGGTACACACCCATCCGCCAACACCAGAATTCAACAGTTTAAATTTTGCGTTGAACGAAGTGACCGTAAGCAGAAAGGATACAACGTCTATGATTACAGTAGAAACCTATTTGAATGATGATTTTTTGACTTCATACTGGGCAGATGGTCTTATAATTGCAACACCAACCGGATCCACCGGATATTCTTTAAGTTGTGGAGGACCCGTCATTGCACCCACCGTAAAATCGTTAATATTAACACCTATAGCACCCCATAATTTAAACGCAAGACCTTTAGTGATTTCAGATGATACTGAAATTCGGTTGAGGGTTTCGGGTAGAGAGGAGTTTCATTTAGTTTCCTTAGATTCTAGGATAGCCACCTTAGAAAATGGAACAGAAATTTTAGTAAAAAAAGCAAGCTTTACCATTAAAATGATTGAATATACTTCGGAGAGTTTTTTAAAGACATTGCGTAATAAATTACTTTGGGGTGAAGATAAGCGCAATTAGCCCGCCACAAAAACAATAAAATCTACTAAAAGTTGTTTATCAAAGGGAGAACAAGAATATAGGGATACACTTCAAATTTTTATATTTGCAAACTTTTAAAATAGATGAGAACATTTTTTTTATTACTCTTTGTGTTAACATTTTTTCAAATGTTTGGGCAGACCTATGAAATTGGCATCATGGCTGGTGGCGTAAATAATATTGGAGATGTTGGTAGATCAAATTATATTGCTCCTTCAGGAATAGGTGTCGGTGGTATTTTTAAATGGAATATAAGTAAGCGCTACGCATGGCGTGCAAGTGTCTTGTATG
The sequence above is drawn from the Cellulophaga sp. Hel_I_12 genome and encodes:
- a CDS encoding G-D-S-L family lipolytic protein; the encoded protein is MKKFFALIAFSLLFISCSDDDIIEETSIAPVVYTSGTADFTTYVSVGNSLTAGYSDNALFREGQENSMPVMLASNFSLAGGGDFKVPFMADNLGGLTLGGAPLPGFGNRLFLSFTTGSPTPTAVSGAGTTEISTPLTGPFNNMGVPGAKSYHLGAPNYGDVQALPNANPYFIRMASSPTTTVLADVLSQNPTFFTLWIGNNDVLGYATSGGAGEDHNETGNLNPATYGSNDITHNTTFFGVYNGILQAMTASPTVSGGVVANIPDVTTIPYFKTVPHNPVPLDAATAALVNGAYAQYNGGIQQYLAGSAITPEEAALRTISFTASATNAVVIIDEDLTALPGLPNYRQATANDLLVLPSRTFIGTLADPTNPTSINGVAVPLADKWVLTPQEQASVAAAITGYNQTIATLASQYNLALVDANAYLTTVAASGITLQDGSRVTATYGTGGAFSLDGVHPSPRGYSLLSNLFIEQINAKYGSNLPGVNPLDFKGLYIN
- a CDS encoding phage holin family protein, with protein sequence MKLILRILLTAISVVILSKILPHVSVDSYYTAIIVAIVLGLLNFIVKPILTILTLPITILTLGLFLLIINALMILLADRLIDGFMVDGLWWALLFSLCLSFLQSIFYSFLKE
- the tig gene encoding trigger factor — protein: MNITKEQIDELNAVVKVAVTKDDYQDKVETILKDYRKQANIPGFRKGQVPMGLIKKQYGKAVLVDEVNKLIQDNLNKYLTEEKLDVLGNPLPKQRDNFNWDSDDFDFEFELGLAPSFEINLKAKKPIIHYTIVADDKMINEQIERIQKQYGKLINKNEVGAKDEVVGTFTNEAAEIENKATITLSELKDKKAITAFMGKKVGDTLSVNTKKLFKEDQDLARSMGIEIEVAKDLNVDVSFSIEEINEREPAALDQELFDKLFGPDVIKSKEELKAKIKEDSEQQFVQQTDQKLLNDVTEDFIDNTKFNLPANFLKKWIQLTGEKVLSDDEATAEYEKSEKGLRYQLIEGKIIQENNLQVQFDELKEFAKGFIKSQMAQFGQLNPAEEELDNIAARVLSNQDEVKRLSEQLMSQKLISLYKEKANLKTKEVTYENFVKEVYG
- a CDS encoding CBS domain-containing protein, which encodes MNLQSHIIRSIPIFKLTTSMEEIVRFFKDTTYSHVAVTENGKFLGVICENDLKELDVATNLEDFRHSLEAVFVHTETSWLDVLEAFSRNEANLLPVLNEDAVVQGYYELNTIVSVFIDTPFFSEPGGILVVAKGVKDYSFSEIAQIVETNNTKIIGAFITDNKNDLIQVTLKIGAENLNDVIQTFRRYNYSILFGNNDDQFLEDLKERSDYLDKYLNV
- the clpP gene encoding ATP-dependent Clp endopeptidase proteolytic subunit ClpP; the protein is MDYGKEFKNYAIKDQGISSMYYDKIMSSMYPVGMTPNIIEERQMNAIAMDVFSRLMMDRIIFLGTGINDQVANIVQAQLLFLESADAAKDIQIYINSPGGSVYAGLGIYDTMQYIKPDVATICTGMAASMGAVLLCAGEKGKRSGLTHSRVMIHQPMGGAQGQASDIEITAREILKLKDELYEVIALHSNQDIEKVRDDSDRDYWMKAEEAKNYGMIDEILVREKK
- a CDS encoding pyridoxine 5'-phosphate synthase, which produces MTKLSVNVNKIATLRNARGGNMPNLLQVSSDIERFGAQGITIHPRPDERHIKYNDARALKSIVTTEFNIEGNPNQKFIDLVLDINPTQVTLVPDAEDAITSSAGWDTIKHHDFLKDVIATFKAKGIRTSIFVAPKVAIIKNAAKIGADRIELYTESYAENFSKATNETEKHNAVSAFITAAKMATTVGLGINAGHDLSLDNIQYFKKNIPNLLEVSIGHALICESLYFGLENVVNMYLNKLK
- a CDS encoding alpha/beta fold hydrolase translates to MQLLHSQILGTGKPLLILHGFLGMSDNWKTLGNSYAENGFEVHLLDQRNHGKSFQSDIFNYDVLVEDVKNYMAHYNLENTILLGHSMGGKTAMQFACSYPEKIAKLLIADIAPKYYPPHHQSILNALNAIDVKSLDSRSDADDALKKHIKDFGIRQFLLKNLYWVEKGVLDFRFNLKVLSTKMEEVGENISSNATYEGPCLFLRGDRSEYITSEDQALIKRHFPKATIKTIEKAGHWLHAENPEQFFDFSYNFMNS
- a CDS encoding NAD kinase codes for the protein MKVAVYGQAYSDNALDYVLELLDELSSLAAEVYFEKEFYQVLQVSEKLKVYPLFTEAKGLDDTFDMLVSFGGDGTILRAVTYVKNLNIPIVGVNTGRLGFLSTFKKEDVRKVVKEFIAGAYTIVERSLVEVHTHPPTPEFNSLNFALNEVTVSRKDTTSMITVETYLNDDFLTSYWADGLIIATPTGSTGYSLSCGGPVIAPTVKSLILTPIAPHNLNARPLVISDDTEIRLRVSGREEFHLVSLDSRIATLENGTEILVKKASFTIKMIEYTSESFLKTLRNKLLWGEDKRN